Proteins encoded within one genomic window of Babesia bigemina genome assembly Bbig001, chromosome : IV:
- a CDS encoding RNA recognition motif containing protein, putative, translating to MHRGYGGRDMYSRRDEYDIRGPPAPYDRERGYERYDVKRERSAPYERPRGATYRDVPEDYPRYRDEPPRYKDEPPKYKDEPPKYKDEPPRYRYDAPRYREAHPRYRDEPPRYRDEPPRYRDEPERFRDDPGRFRDEHGRYRDEPPRYRDDPRYREPLHPIRGGPIRRFDGRPYPEPQKSKVFVGNLDGRVSEEELTSAFGKFGPINRIDFRRNFAFVDYVKVKDAEAAMREMNERVLMGSKLKVVPHSERTRRIDINREPDFASQATVLNLDNSASWQDLKDFARQAGEVVYASVIIRDQKRYGLIEFANPSAMKAAVEVLNGKKIAQNDLQVVPMAVNDYLKEQMREAIAGRAAAQEQPVGGQQDEPDTKKELIYQDEQLDSVDYD from the coding sequence ATGCATCGTGGCTACGGAGGACGTGATATGTACTCGAGGCGCGATGAGTACGACATACGCGGCCCCCCGGCTCCATACGACCGCGAGAGGGGCTACGAGAGGTACGATGTGAAACGGGAGCGGTCTGCGCCGTATGAAAGACCCCGGGGGGCGACCTATCGCGATGTACCGGAGGATTACCCTAGGTATCGCGATGAGCCACCGCGATACAAGGATGAACCTCCGAAGTACAAGGATGAACCTCCGAAATACAAGGATGAGCCTCCCAGGTACAGGTATGATGCGCCCAGGTACCGTGAGGCTCATCCAAGGTATCGCGATGAGCCCCCGAGGTATCGTGACGAGCCGCCGCGATACCGCGACGAGCCAGAGCGCTTCAGGGATGATCCCGGTCGCTTCAGGGATGAGCACGGCCGGTACAGGGACGAGCCGCCGCGATACCGCGACGACCCTCGGTACAGAGAGCCGCTTCATCCGATCAGGGGCGGCCCCATTCGGAGGTTCGATGGCAGGCCGTACCCTGAGCCGCAGAAGTCGAAGGTGTTCGTAGGGAACCTCGACGGCAGGGTGAGCGAGGAGGAATTGACATCGGCTTTCGGAAAGTTCGGACCAATTAATAGAATTGATTTCAGGCGGAACTTCGCTTTTGTGGACTACGTGAAGGTCAAGGATGCGGAGGCGGCCATGCGCGAAATGAACGAACGAGTCTTAATGGGATCTAAGCTCAAGGTCGTGCCGCACTCTGAGCGCACAAGGCGCATAGATATAAACCGTGAGCCCGATTTCGCTTCTCAAGCAACTGTGCTCAACCTGGACAACAGCGCAAGCTGGCAGGATCTTAAAGACTTCGCTCGCCAGGCGGGCGAGGTTGTTTATGCGTCGGTGATCATTAGGGACCAAAAGCGGTACGGACTCATCGAGTTCGCGAACCCAAGTGCTATGAAGGCGGCTGTTGAAGTTCTGAATGGTAAGAAGATTGCGCAGAATGATTTACAGGTTGTGCCTATGGCTGTGAACGATTACCTAAAGGAACAGATGAGGGAAGCCATTGCAGGCCGCGCCGCCGCGCAGGAGCAGCCAGTGGGCGGGCAACAAGATGAGCCAGATACCAAGAAAGAGCTGATTTACCAAGACGAACAGTTGGATTCTGTCGACTATGATTGA
- a CDS encoding DnaJ domain containing protein, putative yields the protein MDVVRELLNESCYYKLLDVEFDATYEEIRKKYRERALAFHPDKRPAEEKEECKNLFQKIQQAYECLSNDETRRWYDKNRHLILKSQRQHDTDDFDIWYYFGSCYSGYDESKRNNFFEVYRRCFSKIAELEMRELQYEPELELDEFPAFGTSQTDWKEVNKFYLFWQNFATIRSFMCNEMWQIEGRMHRRYFERKVKKEHSKLKKEFNESVRNLTNMVKNMDPRVIRFKQEQEELKAQMKLESIKLKEKLDEIKHVVKNEIINNMKQHIEEIEKQKEVLQQQDTCRVFASHYDNEQPQSEEQFFACQVCNKVFRSNNQLDNHLKSKQHLKNAKSKL from the exons ATGGACGTCGTGCGGGAGCTTCTCAATGAGTCTTGCTACTACAAGCTCCTGGACGTAGAATTCGACGCCACCTACGAAGAAATACGAAAGAAGTATCGAGAAAGGGCTCTTGCGTTCCATCCAGACAAACGGCCGGCAGAGGAAAAAGAAGAATGCAAGAACCTTTTTCAAAAGATCCAACAAGCGTATGAATGCCTCTCTAACGACGAG ACACGAAGGTGGTACGATAAAAATAGGCACCTCATCCTAAAATCGCAACGACAGCACGATACCGACGATTTCGACATATGGTACTACTTCGGATCATGCTACAGTGGATATGATGAATCCAAACGAAATAACTTCTTCGAAGTTTATCGCAGATGCTTCTCAAAAATAGCCGAACTCGAAATGCGCGAATTGCAATACGAACCAGAGCTTGAATTGGAC GAGTTCCCGGCATTCGGAACATCGCAAACCGACTGGAAAGAGGTTAACAAGTTCTATCTCTTCTGGCAAAACTTTGCCACAATACGCTCATTTATGTGCAATGAGATGTGGCAAATTGAGGGTCGGATGCACAGACGGTACTTCGAAAGGAAGGTCAAGAAAGAGCACAGCAAACTCAAAAAGGAGTTCAACGAGAGCGTGCGAAATCTCACCAATATGGTCAAAAACATGGACCCCAGAGTCATACGCTTTAAGCAGGAGCAAGAGGAACTTAAAGCGCAGATGAAGCTGGAAAGCATAAAACTGAAAGAAAAACTCGACGAAATCAAACATGTCGTTAAGAATGAAATAATAAATAATATGAAGCAACACATCGAAGAAATCGAAAAGCAGAAGGAAGTTTTACAACAGCAAGATACTTGCAGGGTTTTTGCATCGCATTATGATAACGAACAGCCGCAGAGTGAGGAGCAGTTCTTCGCATGCCAAGTGTGCAACAAAGTTTTCAGATCGAATAACCAGCTGGATAACCACCTAAAATCTAAACAACACTTGAAAAACGCTAAAAGTAAATTATAG